A genomic region of Marinobacter qingdaonensis contains the following coding sequences:
- the rpsK gene encoding 30S ribosomal protein S11, translating into MAKPGTRTRKKVKKTVVDGVAHIHASFNNTIVTISDRQGNVLSWATSGGSGFRGSRKSTPFAAQVAAERAGNAAAEYGLKNLDVEVKGPGPGRESAVRALNACGYKITNITDVTPIPHNGCRPPKKRRV; encoded by the coding sequence ATGGCAAAGCCAGGTACACGTACCCGTAAAAAGGTGAAAAAGACGGTTGTTGATGGCGTCGCGCACATTCACGCGTCCTTCAACAACACTATCGTGACCATTTCCGACCGTCAGGGCAACGTCCTGTCCTGGGCCACTTCCGGTGGTTCCGGTTTCCGTGGGTCACGTAAGAGTACACCTTTTGCTGCGCAGGTAGCAGCTGAAAGAGCCGGTAATGCGGCTGCTGAATACGGCCTTAAAAACCTGGACGTAGAGGTTAAGGGTCCTGGGCCCGGACGTGAATCTGCAGTTCGTGCGCTGAACGCGTGCGGCTACAAGATCACCAACATCACAGATGTGACGCCGATTCCCCATAACGGCTGTCGTCCGCCCAAAAAGCGCCGCGTCTAA
- the rpsM gene encoding 30S ribosomal protein S13 → MARIAGVNIPDNKHAVISLTYIFGVGKTTAQKLCDATGVKPDVKVKDLSDEQLEALRTEVGKVSVEGDLRREVQMNIKRLKDLGCHRGLRHRHGLPVRGQRTKTNARTRKGPRKPIRK, encoded by the coding sequence ATGGCACGTATAGCCGGTGTCAATATACCCGATAACAAACATGCTGTTATCTCGCTGACTTACATCTTTGGTGTTGGCAAGACAACAGCCCAGAAGCTTTGCGATGCAACCGGTGTTAAGCCGGACGTCAAGGTCAAAGACCTGAGCGACGAGCAGCTTGAAGCACTTCGTACCGAAGTGGGCAAGGTGTCTGTCGAAGGCGATCTGCGTCGTGAAGTACAGATGAACATCAAGCGTTTGAAGGATCTCGGATGCCACCGTGGTCTGCGTCATCGTCATGGCCTTCCGGTCCGTGGCCAGCGCACCAAGACCAACGCCCGCACCCGTAAAGGTCCTCGCAAACCTATTCGTAAGTAA
- the rpmJ gene encoding 50S ribosomal protein L36, which yields MKVRASVKKICRNCKVIRRNGSVRVICSEPRHKQRQG from the coding sequence ATGAAAGTACGCGCTTCGGTAAAGAAAATTTGCCGTAACTGCAAAGTAATTCGTCGCAATGGCTCAGTACGAGTCATTTGCTCGGAGCCTCGCCACAAGCAGCGTCAGGGCTGA
- the secY gene encoding preprotein translocase subunit SecY has product MAKTASLPAGAGKGLAELRSRLWFVFLALLVYRIGAHIPVPGINPDRLAALFEQNQGTILSMFNMFSGGALERMSIFALGIMPYISASIIMQLMTAVSPQLEQLKKEGEAGRRKISQYTRYGTVILALVQGAGISVGLASQGVTFNDSFSFHFVAVVSFVSGAVFMMWLGEQITERGVGNGISLLIFAGIVAGLPGAIGQTLEQARNGEMSLLVVLGIGVLAVAVIGFVVFMERGQRRLTINYAKRQQGRRVFAQQSSHLPLKVNMAGVIPPIFASSILLFPASIGQWFGQGEGMEWLSDVSQALAPSQPLYIILFAAAVVFFCFFYTALMYNPKEVADNLKRSGAFIPGIRPGDQTAKYIDGVLTRLTLFGAMYIAAVSLFPQFLMVAGNVPFYLGGTSLLIVVVVVMDFMAQVQSHLMSHQYESLMKKSNLKGYGRNG; this is encoded by the coding sequence ATGGCCAAGACAGCATCATTGCCTGCGGGCGCGGGTAAGGGACTGGCAGAGCTGCGTTCGCGGCTCTGGTTTGTTTTCCTGGCACTGTTGGTGTACCGAATCGGTGCCCATATTCCAGTGCCGGGCATCAACCCCGACCGTCTGGCGGCACTGTTTGAGCAGAATCAGGGCACGATCCTGAGCATGTTCAACATGTTTTCCGGTGGTGCGCTTGAGCGCATGAGTATCTTCGCTCTCGGTATCATGCCGTACATTTCGGCTTCCATTATCATGCAGCTCATGACTGCGGTTAGCCCGCAGCTTGAGCAGCTGAAGAAGGAAGGTGAGGCTGGTCGTCGCAAGATCAGCCAGTACACCCGGTATGGTACGGTTATCCTCGCCCTGGTTCAGGGCGCTGGTATTTCGGTAGGCCTGGCATCACAGGGCGTCACGTTCAACGACAGCTTTAGCTTCCACTTCGTGGCGGTTGTTTCTTTCGTGAGCGGTGCGGTCTTCATGATGTGGCTGGGTGAGCAGATCACCGAGCGTGGCGTAGGCAACGGCATTTCGCTGTTGATCTTCGCCGGCATCGTCGCCGGTTTGCCAGGAGCCATCGGGCAGACGCTGGAGCAGGCCAGAAACGGCGAAATGAGCCTTCTGGTGGTTCTGGGTATCGGTGTCCTGGCGGTCGCTGTCATCGGGTTTGTGGTCTTCATGGAGCGCGGACAGCGCCGGTTGACCATCAACTACGCCAAGCGGCAGCAGGGGCGTCGTGTGTTCGCACAGCAATCCAGCCATCTGCCGCTGAAGGTAAACATGGCCGGTGTTATTCCGCCCATCTTTGCTTCTTCCATCCTGTTGTTCCCGGCGTCAATCGGGCAGTGGTTTGGTCAGGGCGAGGGTATGGAGTGGCTAAGCGATGTTTCCCAGGCCCTGGCGCCAAGCCAGCCGTTGTACATCATTCTGTTCGCTGCAGCAGTCGTGTTCTTCTGCTTCTTCTACACAGCGTTGATGTATAACCCGAAGGAAGTTGCGGATAACCTCAAGCGCTCTGGAGCGTTTATTCCGGGCATTCGTCCGGGCGATCAGACCGCCAAGTACATCGATGGTGTTCTGACCCGCTTGACCCTGTTCGGTGCAATGTACATTGCAGCAGTGTCCCTGTTCCCTCAGTTCCTGATGGTGGCCGGGAATGTTCCGTTCTATCTGGGCGGCACCTCACTGCTGATTGTGGTAGTCGTGGTGATGGATTTCATGGCGCAGGTACAGTCGCACCTGATGTCCCATCAGTATGAATCGCTGATGAAGAAGTCCAATCTCAAGGGCTATGGTCGGAACGGCTAA
- the rplO gene encoding 50S ribosomal protein L15, whose translation MRLNELSPEPGSRQAPKRVGRGIGSGLGKTGGRGHKGLKSRSGGSVAPGFEGGQQPLARRLPKFGFTSRQQRYVAEIRLNELAKVEGDVVDLEALKKADIIRGEIREAKVILSGELDRAVTVKGLRVTKGAREAIAAAGGKVED comes from the coding sequence ATGCGTCTGAACGAACTTAGTCCGGAACCCGGTTCACGTCAGGCCCCGAAGCGGGTTGGTCGTGGTATCGGTAGCGGTCTCGGTAAAACCGGTGGTCGTGGTCACAAAGGTCTGAAGTCCCGCTCCGGCGGTTCCGTCGCTCCGGGCTTCGAGGGCGGTCAGCAGCCGCTGGCTCGTCGTCTGCCGAAGTTCGGCTTCACCTCACGTCAGCAGCGTTACGTTGCTGAAATTCGCCTGAACGAACTGGCGAAGGTTGAGGGCGACGTGGTTGATCTGGAAGCCCTGAAGAAGGCCGACATCATTCGCGGCGAAATCCGCGAAGCCAAGGTCATCCTGTCGGGTGAGCTGGATCGTGCGGTCACCGTCAAGGGCCTGCGGGTAACCAAAGGCGCACGCGAGGCAATTGCCGCCGCGGGTGGAAAAGTCGAAGACTAA
- the rpmD gene encoding 50S ribosomal protein L30, whose amino-acid sequence MANAKTIKVTLTRSPIGCQPKHKLCVKGLGLRKIGHTVEVEDTPSIRGMINRVDYLVRVEEN is encoded by the coding sequence ATGGCGAACGCTAAAACGATCAAAGTAACTCTGACCCGCAGCCCCATCGGCTGTCAGCCCAAGCACAAGCTGTGCGTCAAGGGCCTGGGTCTTCGTAAAATCGGTCACACCGTGGAAGTGGAAGACACACCTTCCATCCGCGGCATGATCAACCGGGTGGATTACCTGGTTCGGGTTGAGGAGAACTAA
- the rpsE gene encoding 30S ribosomal protein S5 has translation MSVNEQKAPELQEKLVQVNRVAKVVKGGRIFAFTALTVVGDGKGRVGFGRGKAREVPVAIQKAMEAARKNMVDVPLDGTTLQYPVKAQHGGSKVYMQPASEGTGIIAGGAMRAVLEVAGVQNVLSKCYGSTNPVNVVRSTIKGLQATKAPEDIAAKRGKTVEEILG, from the coding sequence ATGAGCGTTAACGAACAGAAGGCGCCTGAGCTCCAGGAGAAGCTGGTTCAGGTCAATCGTGTCGCCAAGGTTGTTAAAGGTGGACGTATTTTCGCCTTCACCGCACTGACTGTAGTGGGTGATGGTAAAGGTCGCGTAGGTTTTGGTCGTGGTAAGGCCCGTGAGGTGCCGGTCGCGATCCAGAAGGCTATGGAAGCCGCGCGCAAGAACATGGTTGACGTCCCGCTGGACGGCACCACTCTCCAGTACCCGGTAAAGGCTCAGCATGGCGGCTCCAAGGTCTACATGCAGCCGGCGTCCGAAGGTACCGGTATCATCGCCGGTGGCGCGATGCGTGCCGTCCTGGAGGTGGCAGGTGTTCAGAATGTACTGTCCAAGTGTTACGGGTCTACTAACCCGGTAAACGTGGTACGTTCCACCATCAAGGGTCTGCAGGCGACCAAGGCGCCTGAAGATATTGCAGCCAAGCGCGGTAAGACCGTGGAAGAGATTCTGGGTTGA
- the rplR gene encoding 50S ribosomal protein L18, with protein MSANNERLRRARKVRMKIRELGTNRLCVHRTPRHMYAQVTTADGSKVLASASTLDKELRQGATGNVDAAKKVGQMIAERAKAAGVEKVAFDRSGYRYHGRIQALADAAREAGLQF; from the coding sequence ATGAGCGCGAATAACGAAAGATTGCGTCGCGCACGCAAAGTGCGCATGAAGATCCGTGAACTGGGTACCAATCGTCTGTGCGTCCATCGCACACCGCGTCACATGTACGCCCAGGTCACGACAGCAGATGGCAGCAAGGTTCTGGCATCTGCCTCCACGTTGGACAAGGAACTGCGCCAGGGTGCAACCGGTAACGTGGACGCTGCCAAGAAGGTCGGTCAGATGATCGCTGAGCGCGCCAAGGCAGCAGGCGTTGAGAAGGTCGCATTTGACCGCTCTGGTTACCGTTATCACGGTCGTATCCAGGCTTTGGCCGATGCAGCCCGTGAAGCTGGCTTGCAATTCTAA
- the rplF gene encoding 50S ribosomal protein L6 — protein sequence MSRVANNPVVLPSGVEVKLNGQEISVKGSKGALQITIHQAVEVSQEENVLRFAARDGAKQSRALAGTTRALVNNMVTGVSAGFERKLQLTGVGYRAQAQGKKLNLTLGFSHPVEYELPEGITAETPSNTEVVIRGIDKQQVGQVAADVRAFRPPEPYKGKGVRYADEQVRRKEAKKK from the coding sequence ATGTCCAGGGTTGCCAATAATCCTGTCGTGCTGCCTTCCGGTGTTGAGGTTAAGCTGAACGGACAGGAAATTAGTGTGAAGGGTTCCAAGGGAGCGCTTCAAATCACCATTCACCAAGCGGTTGAAGTGTCTCAGGAAGAAAACGTCCTGCGCTTCGCGGCCCGCGATGGTGCGAAACAGTCCCGCGCTCTTGCTGGTACTACTCGTGCACTGGTCAACAACATGGTGACCGGTGTATCCGCAGGCTTTGAGCGTAAGCTCCAGCTGACGGGCGTAGGTTACCGTGCCCAGGCGCAAGGTAAGAAGCTCAACCTGACTCTGGGTTTTTCACACCCGGTCGAGTATGAGCTGCCCGAGGGGATTACCGCTGAGACTCCGTCCAACACGGAAGTCGTCATCCGCGGTATCGACAAGCAACAGGTTGGCCAAGTCGCTGCTGACGTCCGCGCGTTCCGTCCGCCCGAGCCGTACAAGGGTAAGGGTGTTCGTTATGCGGATGAGCAGGTCAGACGCAAAGAAGCCAAGAAGAAATAA
- the rpsH gene encoding 30S ribosomal protein S8 — protein sequence MSMQDTLADMFTRIRNAQMASKADVTMPSSKMKISVAQVLKDEGYVEDFSVSADAKPELTISLKYFGGKPVIEEIKRVSRPSLRQYKGAGELPKVSGGLGVAIVSTSKGVMTDRAARAAGVGGEVICTVF from the coding sequence ATGAGTATGCAAGACACGCTTGCGGATATGTTTACCCGTATCCGTAACGCACAGATGGCATCAAAAGCAGACGTTACGATGCCGTCTTCAAAGATGAAGATCTCCGTGGCCCAGGTCCTGAAGGACGAGGGTTACGTTGAAGACTTTTCCGTTTCAGCCGACGCGAAGCCCGAGCTGACGATTTCTCTGAAGTACTTCGGCGGTAAGCCGGTTATCGAAGAGATCAAGCGGGTCAGCCGTCCGAGTCTGCGCCAGTACAAAGGCGCTGGGGAACTGCCGAAGGTATCCGGTGGTTTGGGAGTCGCGATTGTCTCAACGTCCAAGGGCGTTATGACAGACCGCGCCGCACGTGCTGCCGGCGTGGGTGGCGAAGTCATCTGCACCGTATTCTAG
- the rpsN gene encoding 30S ribosomal protein S14: protein MAKVSMKNRELKREKTVAKYAAKRAELKAIIKNPNTSDDDRWDAQMKLQQLPRNASPSRLRNRCQVTGRPHGVLRKFELSRIKLREYGMRGDVPGLTKASW from the coding sequence ATGGCTAAGGTTTCTATGAAGAACCGCGAGCTCAAGCGCGAAAAAACCGTGGCGAAATACGCGGCGAAGCGTGCCGAGCTCAAGGCGATTATCAAAAACCCGAATACCAGCGATGATGACCGTTGGGATGCGCAGATGAAGCTCCAGCAGCTTCCTCGTAACGCCAGCCCGTCGCGTCTTCGTAATCGTTGCCAGGTTACTGGTCGTCCCCATGGCGTCCTGCGCAAGTTCGAACTGTCACGGATCAAGCTCCGTGAGTACGGCATGCGCGGTGATGTTCCGGGCCTGACCAAGGCAAGCTGGTAA
- the rplE gene encoding 50S ribosomal protein L5, which translates to MLNMKEQYSKEVVPALQKEFGYKNVMQVPRIEKITLNMGVGEAVGDKKLIENAVADLERLAGQKVVVTKARKSVAGFKIREGWPIGCKVTLRGERMWDFFDRLVHIAVPRIRDFRGLNPKSFDGRGNYSMGVREQIIFPEIEYDKVDKIRGLDITITTTAGSDDEGRELLKAFGFPFKK; encoded by the coding sequence ATGCTTAATATGAAAGAGCAGTACAGTAAGGAAGTGGTACCCGCCCTGCAGAAAGAGTTCGGTTACAAGAACGTGATGCAGGTGCCGCGTATCGAAAAGATCACCCTGAACATGGGTGTCGGCGAAGCAGTCGGTGACAAGAAGCTGATCGAAAACGCAGTGGCGGATCTCGAGCGCCTCGCGGGTCAGAAAGTTGTTGTCACCAAGGCGCGTAAGTCCGTCGCGGGTTTCAAAATCCGTGAAGGCTGGCCGATCGGCTGCAAGGTTACCCTGCGTGGCGAGCGTATGTGGGACTTCTTTGATCGACTGGTGCACATTGCGGTTCCCCGCATTCGTGACTTCCGCGGTCTGAATCCCAAGTCGTTCGACGGCCGTGGTAACTACAGCATGGGCGTGCGTGAGCAGATCATCTTCCCAGAGATCGAGTACGACAAGGTCGACAAGATCCGTGGTCTGGACATCACCATTACCACCACCGCCGGTAGTGACGACGAAGGCCGCGAACTGCTGAAAGCGTTCGGCTTTCCGTTCAAGAAATAA
- the rplX gene encoding 50S ribosomal protein L24 yields the protein MKKIKRDDEVIVTTGKDKGKRGKVLKVQDDGRVVVSGINMIKKHTKPNPMLGTPGGIVEKEAPIQASNVAIFNPQTGKADRVGFQVKEDGAKVRIFKSTNEAVDNQ from the coding sequence ATGAAAAAGATCAAACGAGATGACGAAGTAATCGTCACCACGGGGAAAGACAAAGGCAAACGTGGTAAAGTCCTGAAGGTTCAGGACGATGGCCGTGTGGTTGTTTCTGGGATCAACATGATCAAGAAGCACACCAAGCCTAACCCGATGCTGGGTACCCCAGGTGGCATCGTCGAAAAAGAAGCACCCATCCAGGCTTCCAACGTGGCTATTTTTAATCCGCAGACCGGCAAAGCCGATCGCGTAGGCTTCCAGGTTAAGGAAGACGGCGCCAAAGTGCGGATCTTCAAGTCCACGAACGAAGCTGTCGATAACCAGTAA
- the rplN gene encoding 50S ribosomal protein L14 encodes MIQTQTMLEVADNSGARQVMCIKVLGGSHRRYASVGDIIKVTVKEAIPRGKVKKGQVLKAVVVRTRKGVRRSDGSLIRFDGNAAVLLNNQDAPIGTRIFGPVTRELRNEKFMKIISLAPEVL; translated from the coding sequence ATGATTCAGACTCAAACAATGCTTGAAGTCGCGGACAACAGCGGTGCGCGTCAGGTGATGTGCATCAAGGTCCTGGGCGGTTCACATCGGCGTTACGCCAGCGTAGGGGACATCATCAAGGTGACCGTCAAGGAAGCCATCCCCCGCGGTAAAGTGAAGAAAGGCCAGGTCCTGAAAGCTGTTGTGGTTCGCACCCGCAAGGGTGTTCGCCGTTCCGACGGTTCGCTGATCCGTTTCGACGGTAACGCGGCAGTACTTCTGAACAATCAGGACGCTCCTATTGGTACCCGTATCTTCGGACCGGTTACCCGTGAACTGCGTAATGAGAAGTTCATGAAAATTATCTCACTGGCACCCGAAGTACTTTAA
- the rpsQ gene encoding 30S ribosomal protein S17: MTEATQTARTLSGKVVSNKMEKSIVVLVERQVKHPLYGKYMKRSTKIHAHDESNQCNVGDTVTIQETRPVSKTKSWALVEVTERASKV, from the coding sequence ATGACTGAAGCTACCCAAACTGCCAGAACTCTGAGCGGCAAGGTCGTGAGCAACAAGATGGAGAAATCCATCGTCGTTCTGGTCGAGCGTCAGGTGAAGCATCCTCTGTACGGTAAGTACATGAAGCGCTCAACCAAGATCCACGCTCACGATGAGAGCAATCAGTGCAACGTCGGTGACACTGTAACCATTCAGGAAACCCGTCCGGTCTCCAAGACCAAGAGCTGGGCCCTGGTGGAAGTGACCGAACGTGCATCCAAGGTGTAA
- the rpmC gene encoding 50S ribosomal protein L29 — protein sequence MKATELREKSVEELNKELIDLLKEQFNLRMRKATGQLNQSHLLGKVKRDIARVKTVLNQKAGQ from the coding sequence ATGAAAGCAACAGAGCTGCGTGAAAAGTCAGTCGAGGAGCTGAACAAAGAGCTGATCGACCTCCTGAAGGAGCAGTTCAACCTGCGCATGCGCAAGGCGACAGGTCAGCTGAATCAGTCTCACCTTCTCGGCAAGGTGAAGCGCGACATTGCTCGCGTGAAAACAGTATTGAACCAAAAGGCAGGACAGTGA
- the rplP gene encoding 50S ribosomal protein L16: MLQPKRTKFRKVMKGRNTGLAHRANKVSFGEYGLKATSRGRITARQIEAARRTMTRRIKRGGKIWIRVFPDKPITGKPLEVRMGKGKGSVEYWVAEIQPGRMLYEMEGVSEEIARDAFTLAAAKLPVQTTFVTRTVM; encoded by the coding sequence ATGCTGCAACCAAAACGCACCAAATTCCGCAAGGTAATGAAAGGCCGTAACACCGGTCTTGCTCACCGCGCCAACAAGGTGAGCTTCGGTGAATACGGATTGAAGGCGACCAGCCGTGGACGTATAACTGCGCGCCAGATTGAGGCTGCGCGTCGTACCATGACTCGCCGCATCAAGCGGGGCGGTAAGATCTGGATCCGGGTGTTCCCGGACAAGCCGATCACCGGAAAGCCGCTGGAAGTTCGAATGGGTAAAGGTAAAGGTTCTGTCGAGTACTGGGTGGCTGAAATTCAGCCAGGCCGCATGCTCTACGAGATGGAAGGTGTATCCGAGGAAATCGCTCGTGACGCCTTTACGCTCGCAGCGGCCAAACTGCCTGTACAGACCACCTTTGTAACGAGGACGGTGATGTGA
- the rpsC gene encoding 30S ribosomal protein S3, which produces MGHKVNPTGIRLGVIKEHNSVWYADKKEYSQNLLNDIQVREFLDKRLVKASVSKIVIERPAQNARITIHTARPGIVIGKKGEDVDRLRREVSDMMGVPVHINIEEVRKPDLDARLVAQNVAGQLERRVMFRRAMKRAVQNAMRQGAKGIKIQVGGRLGGAEIARSEWYREGRVPLHTLRADIDYATYEAHTTYGVIGVKVWIFKGEILGGMEQVRADKKASGKKGSK; this is translated from the coding sequence ATGGGTCATAAAGTAAATCCAACCGGCATTCGCCTGGGTGTGATCAAAGAGCACAACTCAGTCTGGTATGCCGACAAGAAGGAATACTCCCAGAACCTGTTGAACGACATTCAGGTTCGTGAGTTCCTGGACAAGCGTCTGGTGAAGGCGTCTGTCAGCAAGATTGTGATCGAGCGCCCTGCTCAGAACGCCCGTATCACGATCCATACTGCCCGCCCCGGTATTGTTATCGGTAAGAAGGGTGAAGATGTTGATCGTCTGCGTCGCGAAGTCAGCGACATGATGGGTGTGCCTGTGCACATCAACATCGAAGAAGTCCGCAAGCCGGACCTGGATGCCCGCCTGGTAGCGCAAAACGTTGCCGGCCAGCTGGAGCGTCGTGTGATGTTCCGTCGCGCTATGAAGCGCGCGGTCCAGAACGCCATGCGCCAGGGCGCCAAGGGTATCAAGATCCAGGTAGGCGGTCGTCTCGGGGGTGCTGAAATTGCCCGTTCCGAGTGGTATCGCGAAGGTCGTGTTCCTCTGCACACTCTGCGTGCAGACATTGATTACGCAACCTACGAAGCGCATACCACCTACGGCGTAATCGGCGTCAAGGTATGGATCTTCAAAGGTGAGATTCTTGGTGGTATGGAGCAGGTCCGTGCTGACAAGAAAGCCTCTGGGAAGAAAGGTTCTAAGTAA
- the rplV gene encoding 50S ribosomal protein L22 → MEVAAKYKGARLSAQKARLVADQVRGKAVEDALNILTFSPKKAAVVLKKALESAIANAEHNEGLDVDELRVSTVMVDEGPTLKRIKARAKGRADRIFKRTCHITVKVADK, encoded by the coding sequence ATGGAAGTAGCAGCCAAGTACAAGGGCGCTCGCCTCTCAGCTCAGAAAGCGCGTCTTGTCGCTGACCAAGTACGCGGCAAGGCTGTTGAGGACGCCCTGAACATTCTGACTTTCAGCCCGAAGAAGGCGGCGGTTGTACTCAAGAAAGCCCTTGAGTCTGCCATCGCCAACGCTGAGCACAACGAAGGTCTGGACGTTGACGAACTGCGGGTTTCCACCGTGATGGTGGATGAGGGTCCGACGCTCAAGCGAATCAAAGCTCGAGCCAAGGGGCGCGCTGACCGGATTTTCAAGCGCACCTGCCATATCACCGTCAAGGTCGCCGACAAGTAG
- the rpsS gene encoding 30S ribosomal protein S19 — protein MPRSLKKGPFIDLHLLKKVEAALEANDKRPIKTWSRRSTVFPEMVGLTIAVHNGKQHVPVYVTEDMVGHKLGEFAATRTYRGHAADKKAKR, from the coding sequence GTGCCACGTTCTTTGAAGAAAGGTCCTTTTATAGACCTGCATCTGTTGAAGAAGGTCGAGGCAGCTCTGGAAGCTAACGACAAGCGGCCGATCAAAACCTGGTCCCGCCGGTCGACAGTCTTCCCAGAGATGGTAGGCCTGACCATTGCAGTCCACAACGGCAAGCAGCACGTGCCGGTTTATGTCACCGAAGATATGGTTGGACATAAGCTGGGTGAGTTCGCGGCAACGCGTACTTATCGTGGTCATGCGGCCGACAAGAAAGCTAAACGCTGA
- the rplB gene encoding 50S ribosomal protein L2: protein MPIVKTKPTSAGRRHVVKLYNPDLHKGRPYEPLVERKSKSGGRNNAGRITTRHTGGGHKQHYRVIDFKRTKDGIPAVIERLEYDPNRSAHIALLKYADGERRYIVAPKGMQIGDPVRSGIDAPIKVGSTLPLRNIPVGSVIHCVELKPGKGAQLARSAGASVQLVAREGAYATIRLRSGEMRKVLVDCRATLGEVSNSEHSLKQLGKAGASRWRGKRPTVRGVAMNPVDHPHGGGEGRTSGGRHPVTPWGVPTKGHKTRKNKRTDKMIVRRRSAK, encoded by the coding sequence ATGCCGATCGTCAAAACCAAACCAACATCTGCCGGACGCCGTCACGTTGTAAAGCTTTACAACCCGGATCTGCACAAAGGGCGCCCTTACGAGCCGTTGGTAGAGAGAAAAAGTAAGTCGGGTGGTCGTAACAATGCGGGCCGCATTACCACTCGTCACACTGGTGGTGGCCACAAGCAGCACTACCGTGTCATTGATTTTAAGCGGACCAAAGATGGTATCCCGGCGGTCATCGAGCGCCTGGAATACGATCCGAACCGCTCTGCGCACATCGCACTGCTGAAGTACGCCGATGGCGAGCGTCGTTACATCGTCGCGCCCAAAGGCATGCAGATCGGTGATCCAGTGCGCTCCGGTATCGACGCGCCGATTAAAGTGGGCAGCACGCTGCCGCTCCGGAACATTCCGGTCGGTTCCGTGATCCACTGCGTCGAACTCAAGCCTGGCAAAGGTGCTCAGCTGGCTCGCTCTGCGGGCGCATCCGTACAGCTGGTAGCGCGTGAAGGTGCATATGCCACCATCCGCCTGCGCTCAGGTGAAATGCGAAAGGTGCTTGTTGACTGTCGTGCAACGCTGGGCGAAGTGTCCAACAGCGAGCACAGCCTCAAGCAGCTTGGTAAAGCGGGTGCATCACGTTGGCGCGGCAAACGGCCAACAGTACGTGGTGTTGCTATGAACCCAGTTGACCACCCGCATGGTGGTGGTGAAGGGCGTACCTCTGGCGGACGTCACCCGGTTACTCCGTGGGGTGTTCCGACCAAAGGGCATAAGACTCGTAAGAACAAGCGTACTGACAAGATGATAGTACGTCGTCGTTCGGCCAAGTAA
- the rplW gene encoding 50S ribosomal protein L23 has protein sequence MNQERIYKVLLGPHVSEKASLVAEHGQVVFRVAPDATKPEIKKAVEQLFNVTVEGVQVLNRKGKLKRTIRGFGKRNDIRKAYVKLAEGQDIDFLDVE, from the coding sequence ATGAATCAGGAACGTATCTACAAGGTCCTGCTTGGACCGCACGTATCCGAAAAAGCGTCTCTGGTGGCCGAGCATGGCCAGGTTGTCTTCCGGGTCGCCCCGGACGCTACCAAGCCGGAGATCAAGAAAGCCGTTGAGCAGCTGTTCAACGTCACCGTAGAAGGTGTTCAGGTTCTGAACCGTAAGGGTAAGCTTAAGCGCACTATCCGCGGGTTCGGCAAGCGTAATGACATTCGTAAGGCTTACGTCAAGCTGGCAGAAGGTCAGGACATCGATTTTCTGGATGTGGAATAA